From Spirosoma aerolatum, one genomic window encodes:
- a CDS encoding efflux RND transporter permease subunit, with protein MIQHLITFSLRNRWVIVGCAVALMGLGLWCFKLLKIEAYPDIADTNVIVIAKYDGRAAEEVEQQVTIPIERVLNSVPHVTDRRSRTIFGLSVVQLNFDETVTDYFARQQVIERLSGAELPDGVSPELAPLTTAVGEIYRYVIEAPPSMTPMQLRDLQDWVIIPQLLQVPGLADVTTFGGPIKQFQVIPDPAKLRKYSLTLQDVIDAVQKNNQNTGGNIIARGGQGFAVRGLGALKTPEDIQHIVLKANEGVPVLLSDVASVEINPPSPSGILGYRIPDENLDVIGATEGIVLLRRGENPSEVLELLKAKIADLEARELPRGVHLRVLYDRGFLIDHSLETVAHTLIEGISIVAILLVLFLGSLRAALVVTVTIPFSLLFAFILMKLVGIPANLLSLGAIDFGIIVDGASVMAEHLIRKYRSSGPAERNQGIVNVTTRSAGEVAREIFFSVTIIILAYMPILLMQRVEGKLFSPMALTLSFAVIGSLICALTLIPVLISFAFRKALAHDGKPLKEHKNLLLSPLEHGYQWLLKSVLFRVPRLVVGVGMIVVLVMIGFGLKLGTEFLPELDEGSIFMRAFMPSGITIQENAKISPKIRDIISTYKPVSFVITQAGRNDDGTDPFPTDRTEILIGLKDYSTWSDTISKKEIVRSMQNQLQEAFPGAFFSSGQPIIDQVMEIVTGSAADLAISVVGSDLSLMRSKADSIATLVRGMNGAVSVNIEQEGPQDQLAIRINRPAAARYGINVAEIESMIEAAIGGKAIGSIYDEAKRYDIVVRFTPESRGSMDAIRLLQVPSASGALIPMNELADIRYVQGQTNIYRINGKRMVTVRTNIRGRDQGGFVKEISQKVREHVKIPEGYSVIYGGQYENLERAGGQLAISIPLTIVVVFLFLFMLYGNVRDTFLTLTCLLFALAGGIGALLLRGYNFNVSAGVGFVSIFGISVMAGVLLVSALNRNLINNPKSLMEITIDTAQEQFRAIMAIMVVAIIGLVPAAISSGIGSDVQRPLATVIIGGLTTTLLFTPLIIPPLFYIINRKRPRPTPLDSSGHHIPEPIEEGTEI; from the coding sequence ATGATTCAGCATTTAATAACATTTTCGCTCCGGAACCGCTGGGTCATCGTCGGATGCGCCGTGGCATTGATGGGCCTGGGCCTGTGGTGCTTCAAACTGCTCAAGATTGAAGCCTATCCGGATATTGCCGATACCAACGTCATTGTCATTGCCAAGTATGACGGACGGGCAGCTGAAGAGGTTGAGCAGCAGGTAACGATTCCCATCGAAAGGGTTCTGAACAGTGTTCCACACGTAACCGACCGACGCTCACGGACCATCTTTGGGTTGTCGGTGGTGCAGTTGAATTTCGATGAAACCGTTACGGACTACTTTGCCCGTCAGCAGGTTATTGAACGGCTGTCGGGGGCCGAACTGCCGGATGGCGTATCGCCCGAACTGGCTCCGCTGACTACGGCCGTTGGTGAAATCTATCGATATGTAATCGAAGCGCCACCGAGCATGACGCCCATGCAACTGCGGGATTTGCAGGACTGGGTTATCATTCCACAGTTGCTACAGGTGCCGGGGCTGGCCGATGTAACGACCTTCGGTGGGCCGATCAAGCAGTTTCAGGTGATTCCTGACCCGGCAAAACTGCGTAAATACAGCCTGACCTTGCAGGATGTAATCGATGCCGTTCAGAAAAACAACCAGAATACGGGCGGGAATATCATTGCGCGCGGAGGGCAGGGTTTTGCCGTTCGGGGGCTCGGTGCGCTGAAAACGCCCGAAGATATTCAGCATATCGTCCTGAAAGCGAACGAAGGTGTTCCGGTTCTGCTGAGCGATGTGGCCAGTGTCGAAATCAACCCGCCGTCGCCATCGGGGATTCTTGGCTATCGGATTCCCGACGAAAACCTGGACGTGATCGGCGCTACCGAAGGAATTGTGCTGCTCCGCCGGGGCGAAAATCCCAGCGAAGTACTTGAGTTGTTAAAGGCGAAAATAGCGGATCTGGAGGCCCGCGAACTACCGCGTGGCGTTCATCTGCGGGTATTGTACGACCGGGGTTTTTTAATCGACCATTCGCTCGAAACGGTTGCCCACACGCTGATCGAAGGTATCTCGATTGTTGCCATTTTGCTGGTTCTGTTTTTAGGCAGTTTACGAGCGGCTTTGGTCGTTACCGTCACCATTCCGTTTTCGCTGCTGTTTGCCTTTATTCTGATGAAACTGGTCGGTATTCCGGCCAACCTACTGTCGCTGGGGGCTATCGACTTCGGTATTATTGTAGATGGTGCCAGTGTTATGGCCGAACATCTGATCCGAAAATATCGATCGTCGGGCCCGGCCGAGCGAAATCAGGGCATTGTGAATGTTACAACCCGGTCGGCTGGCGAAGTAGCACGGGAAATTTTCTTCTCGGTCACGATCATCATTCTGGCCTACATGCCCATTCTGCTCATGCAACGGGTAGAAGGAAAACTGTTCAGTCCAATGGCGTTGACGCTTTCGTTCGCCGTCATTGGTTCGCTGATCTGCGCGTTGACCTTAATCCCGGTTTTGATCTCGTTTGCTTTTCGGAAAGCATTGGCTCATGATGGCAAACCGCTGAAAGAGCATAAAAACCTGCTGCTTTCGCCATTGGAACACGGTTATCAGTGGTTGTTGAAATCAGTACTATTTCGTGTGCCACGTCTGGTTGTGGGCGTAGGGATGATCGTCGTGCTGGTCATGATTGGATTTGGTCTGAAGCTGGGGACTGAATTTCTTCCCGAGTTGGATGAAGGGTCCATTTTCATGCGGGCGTTTATGCCGTCGGGGATTACGATTCAGGAAAATGCCAAGATCTCTCCTAAAATCCGGGATATTATCAGTACCTATAAGCCGGTCAGCTTTGTGATTACCCAGGCCGGGCGTAACGATGACGGTACCGACCCCTTCCCAACTGACCGTACCGAAATTCTGATTGGTCTCAAAGATTACAGCACCTGGTCGGATACGATTTCGAAGAAAGAGATTGTCCGTTCGATGCAGAACCAGTTGCAGGAGGCTTTTCCGGGCGCGTTTTTCTCGTCGGGTCAACCAATTATCGACCAGGTGATGGAGATTGTGACGGGTAGTGCTGCCGATCTGGCCATTTCGGTTGTCGGTAGCGATTTATCGCTGATGCGCAGTAAAGCCGATAGCATCGCCACGCTGGTACGGGGTATGAATGGGGCCGTGTCCGTGAATATCGAGCAGGAGGGGCCGCAGGACCAGTTAGCCATTCGAATCAATCGGCCGGCGGCTGCCCGGTATGGCATCAACGTGGCCGAAATCGAGAGCATGATCGAAGCAGCCATTGGTGGGAAAGCCATCGGGTCAATTTATGACGAAGCCAAACGGTACGATATTGTGGTTCGCTTCACACCCGAAAGTCGTGGTAGTATGGATGCCATCCGGTTGCTTCAGGTTCCATCGGCTTCGGGGGCATTGATTCCCATGAACGAACTGGCCGACATTCGCTATGTACAGGGCCAAACCAATATTTACCGCATTAATGGCAAGCGCATGGTGACGGTTCGAACCAATATTCGGGGGCGCGACCAGGGCGGTTTTGTCAAGGAGATTAGCCAGAAAGTGCGCGAACACGTAAAAATCCCGGAAGGCTACAGTGTTATTTACGGGGGGCAATACGAGAACCTCGAACGGGCAGGCGGTCAACTGGCGATCTCGATTCCTCTGACAATTGTGGTTGTTTTCTTATTCCTGTTTATGCTTTACGGCAATGTTCGGGATACCTTTCTGACGCTTACCTGTTTGCTGTTTGCACTGGCGGGTGGTATTGGGGCTTTGTTGTTGCGAGGGTATAACTTCAACGTTTCGGCCGGTGTGGGCTTCGTCTCGATTTTTGGGATTTCGGTAATGGCTGGCGTACTGCTGGTATCGGCCCTGAATCGTAACCTGATCAATAACCCGAAGTCGTTGATGGAAATTACCATTGACACGGCTCAGGAACAGTTTCGGGCCATTATGGCGATTATGGTCGTGGCAATTATTGGTCTGGTGCCAGCCGCCATTTCGAGTGGTATCGGTTCCGATGTGCAGCGCCCACTAGCTACAGTAATCATCGGCGGATTGACGACGACCTTACTGTTTACCCCGCTGATTATTCCGCCCTTATTCTACATTATCAACCGTAAGCGGCCCCGACCGACCCCGCTTGATTCCTCTGGCCACCACATTCCTGAACCAATCGAAGAAGGAACGGAGATTTAG
- a CDS encoding DUF5522 domain-containing protein: MPVQPTRKKVPDLVDDDYYYTPEGYLVFTAAYHLKRGYCCQNGCRHCPYGFKKKKQ; this comes from the coding sequence ATGCCTGTACAACCTACCAGGAAGAAAGTCCCTGATTTAGTCGACGACGATTATTACTATACGCCGGAAGGCTATCTCGTCTTTACAGCAGCCTATCACCTCAAACGGGGTTATTGTTGCCAGAATGGCTGCCGACATTGCCCCTATGGTTTCAAAAAAAAGAAGCAATGA
- the rocD gene encoding ornithine--oxo-acid transaminase, with amino-acid sequence MTIEPITPTSPADKAMELEWHYGAHNYHPIPAVLTRGEGVFVWDVEDKRYFDFLSAYSAVSQGHCHPRIINALIKQAQRLTLTSRAFYNDQTGICEKFLCDYFGYDKALMMNSGAEGGETALKLTRKWAYKVKGIPQNQAKTVYAAGNFWGRTLAAISSSTDPSSTNDFGPLLPGYIVIPYNDLNALEDTFKSDPNIAGFMVEPIQGEAGVVVPDEGYLRGVRDLCTKYNVLFIADEVQTGIGRTGTRIACDHEGVKPDLLVLGKALSGGTMPVSAVLTSDEVMLTIKPGEHGSTYGGNPLACAVTMEALQVVDDEKLAENATAMGEVFRARMTALSQKTDLVKSVRGRGLLNAIVISERPEFGEETAWEICLKLKDNGLLTKPTHGDKIRFAPPLVINEEQLHEACDIIEKTILAF; translated from the coding sequence ATGACGATTGAACCAATCACCCCGACATCGCCCGCCGATAAAGCCATGGAACTCGAATGGCACTATGGCGCGCATAACTATCATCCTATCCCGGCGGTATTGACGCGGGGCGAAGGTGTCTTCGTATGGGATGTAGAGGACAAGCGTTATTTCGATTTTCTGTCGGCGTATAGTGCCGTCAGTCAGGGCCACTGTCACCCCCGAATTATCAACGCTCTGATTAAGCAGGCGCAACGGCTTACCCTGACCTCAAGAGCGTTCTACAACGATCAGACGGGTATCTGCGAAAAATTCCTCTGTGACTATTTTGGGTACGACAAAGCCCTGATGATGAATTCCGGGGCCGAAGGGGGAGAAACGGCGCTGAAACTGACGCGCAAATGGGCGTATAAAGTGAAAGGGATTCCGCAGAACCAGGCCAAAACAGTGTATGCCGCTGGAAACTTTTGGGGACGGACCCTGGCGGCTATCTCGTCGTCGACCGATCCGAGTAGTACCAACGATTTCGGGCCATTGCTGCCGGGCTACATTGTGATTCCCTACAACGACCTCAACGCCCTGGAAGATACCTTCAAAAGTGATCCGAATATTGCCGGATTTATGGTAGAACCGATTCAGGGCGAAGCGGGTGTGGTAGTGCCCGACGAGGGTTACCTACGTGGTGTACGCGACCTGTGTACCAAGTACAATGTGCTGTTTATCGCTGATGAAGTCCAGACGGGTATCGGGCGGACGGGAACCCGTATTGCCTGCGATCACGAAGGGGTAAAACCTGATTTACTAGTGTTGGGTAAGGCGCTTTCGGGCGGAACGATGCCCGTATCGGCCGTATTGACATCCGATGAGGTTATGCTAACTATAAAACCGGGTGAACATGGCAGTACATATGGCGGAAACCCACTAGCTTGTGCCGTTACGATGGAGGCATTACAGGTCGTAGACGATGAGAAGCTAGCCGAGAATGCAACCGCAATGGGCGAGGTGTTCCGGGCTCGTATGACAGCATTAAGCCAGAAAACCGACCTCGTGAAATCCGTTCGGGGAAGAGGGCTGCTCAACGCCATAGTGATTTCCGAGCGTCCGGAATTCGGGGAGGAAACCGCCTGGGAGATCTGTTTAAAACTGAAAGACAACGGCTTGCTGACCAAGCCAACGCACGGCGATAAGATTCGATTTGCACCACCGCTTGTGATCAACGAAGAGCAACTTCACGAAGCGTGTGACATTATTGAGAAGACAATACTCGCTTTTTAA
- a CDS encoding DUF6965 family protein, whose protein sequence is MNTNSDYQDLIDFFSGRDLPTGPQHINEFSVFFNLSSAVSNRLNQLNSDVAATRKSAALMLTEVKQWLQNQG, encoded by the coding sequence ATGAATACCAATAGCGACTACCAGGACCTGATTGATTTTTTTTCGGGCCGCGACCTACCTACTGGCCCTCAGCACATTAACGAATTCAGTGTTTTTTTTAACCTGTCCAGTGCAGTAAGCAACCGACTTAACCAGCTTAACAGCGACGTAGCCGCTACACGAAAGTCGGCCGCGCTCATGCTTACCGAAGTAAAACAGTGGCTACAGAATCAAGGGTAA
- a CDS encoding efflux RND transporter periplasmic adaptor subunit, with amino-acid sequence MTFRHILIAFVLLSTACKEKPRSVVKAIPRPTISTDGSQITFPDAVMMRAFETQAVHSSAVRTDFTAPGHIAAMVVRSVENPAEHLVLFDDPGLADNYTAILQHRINIQTQKGNLERIKDLQAHGAASGKEVIEAQTQLANEEAAIISDEATLKLAGFDPKALRQARPNTILVVCEIPENQFGSIRSGLKCTLNFTAFPNERFQGVIDNVNDYVDNTTRQIKLRISVANPDGRLKAGMFATVQFGVVDGNFMTVSRDAVVTVQGRDYVFVKTGPQAIERRAVQLGQQRADRVVVQSGLKDGEAVVSANVLQLKGLSFGY; translated from the coding sequence ATGACCTTTCGCCATATACTTATTGCCTTCGTGCTTTTGTCAACGGCCTGTAAAGAAAAGCCCAGGTCGGTAGTCAAAGCCATACCTCGCCCGACCATTAGCACCGACGGAAGCCAGATTACGTTTCCTGATGCGGTTATGATGCGGGCCTTCGAAACCCAGGCCGTTCATTCGTCGGCCGTTCGCACCGATTTTACGGCTCCTGGCCATATCGCGGCTATGGTGGTTCGTTCGGTCGAAAATCCAGCCGAGCATCTGGTGCTGTTCGATGACCCTGGTTTGGCGGATAATTACACCGCCATTTTGCAACACCGGATCAACATCCAGACACAGAAAGGGAATCTCGAACGGATCAAGGATTTGCAGGCGCATGGGGCCGCATCGGGCAAGGAAGTTATTGAAGCCCAAACCCAACTGGCCAATGAAGAAGCGGCCATCATTTCGGACGAAGCGACGCTGAAACTAGCAGGTTTCGACCCGAAAGCACTGCGGCAGGCCCGCCCGAATACAATTTTAGTGGTTTGTGAAATACCTGAAAATCAGTTTGGTAGTATTCGGAGTGGGTTGAAATGCACGCTCAATTTTACGGCGTTTCCAAATGAGCGATTTCAGGGCGTGATCGATAATGTCAATGATTACGTCGACAATACCACTCGCCAGATCAAACTTCGCATTTCGGTCGCTAACCCCGATGGTCGATTGAAGGCGGGTATGTTTGCTACCGTTCAGTTTGGCGTTGTCGATGGCAATTTTATGACTGTTTCGCGCGATGCGGTCGTGACGGTGCAGGGACGCGATTATGTGTTTGTGAAAACCGGGCCACAGGCTATTGAACGACGGGCCGTACAGCTAGGGCAGCAACGGGCCGACCGGGTTGTGGTGCAGAGTGGATTGAAAGACGGAGAGGCCGTTGTATCGGCCAATGTCCTGCAATTGAAAGGGTTGAGCTTCGGGTACTGA
- a CDS encoding TolC family protein: MRVNIASYSLLFVGLFYLPASAQVTLNLRQTLQQVRTNSPALRVERLNINVAQADQVTANLRPNPVLNNQTLVQLTPTPGSEAVGLLSRQRRQFWFQATKEFDIYHKRTYRNRAAEANTNLAIRSVAETERNLLFEAANRYLDAWYARIQLALLQRAKANVDTLVQLNKVRLKNLVITTTDLTRTQLISDQYDIQTRTAQQDLRNRLNELQLVLGIADSVNVAMNDSIIHPAFTNPLRLYPTVIATADSLLRLATANRTDVLAAEANIESAKRNVDLQQVLARPRNEAGFIWNPQNAIPYAGVFLTIELPVYSRNQGEIQKSRVLQEQASQAATLVQTRIRAEVQTAYQSFMTSRQNIDRYVGIRRDADQVLASVRYAYLRGATTLIDLLQAESSWFDTQTAYYQSLYAYRQNYVRLLYVTGQINLY; the protein is encoded by the coding sequence ATGAGGGTAAACATCGCATCATATTCTCTGCTGTTTGTTGGATTATTTTATTTGCCTGCTTCGGCTCAGGTTACACTAAACTTACGACAGACGCTTCAACAAGTACGTACTAATAGCCCGGCTCTCCGAGTCGAACGGCTCAATATCAATGTGGCCCAGGCCGATCAGGTAACTGCAAATTTGCGGCCAAATCCGGTGCTGAATAACCAGACGCTCGTTCAGTTAACACCTACTCCGGGCTCCGAAGCCGTTGGGTTGTTAAGTCGGCAACGGCGGCAATTCTGGTTTCAAGCTACCAAGGAGTTTGATATTTACCATAAACGGACGTACCGGAATCGGGCAGCCGAAGCCAATACCAATCTGGCCATTCGGAGCGTAGCCGAAACGGAACGGAATTTATTATTCGAGGCCGCCAATCGGTACCTCGATGCCTGGTATGCCCGTATTCAGCTAGCCCTCTTGCAGCGGGCCAAAGCCAATGTGGATACGCTGGTACAGTTGAATAAGGTACGGCTGAAAAATCTGGTTATTACGACCACCGATCTGACCCGAACACAGTTGATTTCAGATCAGTATGACATCCAGACCCGTACAGCCCAGCAGGATCTTCGCAATCGGCTGAATGAATTGCAGCTCGTACTGGGGATTGCCGATAGTGTGAATGTGGCCATGAATGATTCGATCATCCATCCGGCTTTCACAAACCCACTTAGATTATACCCGACCGTTATTGCAACGGCTGATAGCCTATTGCGACTGGCTACGGCCAACCGAACCGATGTGCTGGCGGCTGAAGCCAACATCGAATCGGCCAAACGAAATGTCGACTTGCAGCAGGTGTTGGCTAGACCGCGTAACGAGGCCGGTTTTATCTGGAACCCCCAGAATGCCATTCCATATGCAGGTGTATTCCTGACCATTGAGTTGCCTGTTTATAGCCGCAATCAGGGGGAGATTCAGAAGTCGAGGGTATTGCAGGAGCAGGCAAGTCAGGCGGCTACGCTGGTACAGACCCGAATCCGAGCGGAGGTGCAAACGGCGTATCAGTCGTTTATGACCAGTCGTCAGAACATTGATCGGTATGTTGGCATTCGGCGCGATGCCGATCAGGTACTGGCTTCTGTCCGGTATGCCTATCTGCGGGGGGCCACAACGCTGATCGATCTGCTTCAGGCTGAAAGTTCGTGGTTCGATACCCAAACGGCTTATTATCAGAGTCTTTATGCCTACCGTCAGAATTACGTCCGGTTGCTGTACGTCACCGGGCAGATCAACTTATACTAG
- a CDS encoding sensor histidine kinase, with protein MQPLNDKWMRILGVPLLALVGQWAMYGYTNVPYPDDWRIPFFFVLGSVVVWEINRWGIIFSRRRYPEQTQTWQRVLYQFSWFVVFASFIRITQTWFYQQIGLWHSTELFEFKPYFFNTLVSVVGTVQIAAVYEGIYLYQRWRMTYEEAEELKKVNLQSQLDSLKTQINPHFLFNNLNSLSSLITTDAQQAELFLDELSSVYRYLLRQDERSLCPLAEEIRFIKSYFYLLKTRFGDGVFMEIAVDEHAMLCLIPPLTLQLLFENAIRHNIISADRPLTIRVYTEQKMLYVENNRQLRTATAASNQAGLQDSMTKYKLLDQPSVSVYQDEFRFRVGVPLLPPPAEVTVSKSEHNR; from the coding sequence ATGCAGCCACTGAACGATAAATGGATGCGGATACTGGGGGTACCATTGCTAGCCTTGGTGGGCCAATGGGCTATGTATGGGTATACCAACGTTCCTTATCCTGATGATTGGCGCATTCCTTTTTTTTTCGTGCTGGGTAGTGTAGTCGTTTGGGAAATTAACCGCTGGGGCATCATTTTCTCCCGACGACGCTACCCCGAACAAACGCAGACATGGCAGCGGGTGCTTTATCAGTTCAGTTGGTTTGTTGTCTTTGCCAGTTTTATTCGCATTACCCAGACTTGGTTTTACCAGCAGATAGGCCTTTGGCATTCAACGGAATTGTTTGAGTTCAAGCCGTATTTTTTTAATACATTGGTGTCGGTAGTGGGTACTGTTCAGATTGCGGCTGTCTACGAAGGCATTTATTTGTACCAGCGGTGGCGAATGACCTATGAAGAGGCCGAAGAGCTAAAAAAAGTGAATTTACAAAGCCAGCTCGACTCGCTAAAAACGCAGATCAACCCTCATTTTTTATTCAATAATCTGAATTCACTTTCGTCGCTTATAACCACCGATGCCCAGCAGGCCGAGCTGTTTCTGGACGAATTATCGTCAGTATATCGGTATTTGCTTCGACAGGATGAGCGGTCTCTGTGTCCTTTGGCCGAGGAAATCCGGTTTATCAAATCGTATTTTTATCTGTTAAAGACGCGATTTGGTGACGGAGTATTTATGGAAATCGCTGTAGATGAGCATGCTATGCTATGCCTGATACCACCGCTGACCCTTCAGCTCCTGTTCGAAAATGCCATCAGGCACAACATTATCTCGGCTGATCGGCCCCTAACTATTCGTGTGTATACAGAGCAGAAGATGCTGTATGTAGAAAATAACCGTCAACTCCGAACGGCTACAGCCGCTTCGAATCAGGCTGGTTTGCAGGATAGTATGACGAAATATAAGCTGCTTGACCAGCCATCGGTAAGTGTCTACCAGGATGAGTTCAGATTTCGAGTGGGTGTTCCGCTGTTACCTCCTCCCGCTGAAGTAACGGTGTCTAAAAGCGAACATAACCGATAA
- the rpmB gene encoding 50S ribosomal protein L28: protein MARVCQITGKRTRVGNNVSHANNKTKRKFYPNLQKKRFFVESTGEWITLKVATSAIKTINKNGLEATIRKAAQRGTLTA from the coding sequence ATGGCCAGAGTTTGTCAAATCACAGGAAAGCGCACCCGCGTCGGAAACAACGTTTCGCACGCTAACAATAAAACCAAGCGTAAGTTTTATCCGAACCTGCAAAAGAAGCGGTTCTTTGTTGAATCGACGGGTGAGTGGATCACGCTGAAAGTGGCTACGTCCGCTATCAAGACCATCAATAAAAACGGTCTGGAAGCCACCATTCGCAAAGCAGCTCAGCGCGGTACGCTGACCGCTTAA
- a CDS encoding RluA family pseudouridine synthase, giving the protein MKLNFEDLIVFENEDYILINKPPHVASLDERTTDRTGISILRMAKEYHADAQLGHRLDKETSGILAIARNPEAYRHLAMQFEHREVTKRYHAVTNGVHNFDNVSVYLPISPIKDGTAVRIDREKGKIAETIFNTLQAFRTTTLVECMPITGRMHQIRVHLMCLKAPIVFDATYGGEPVYLSDVKRKFNLKQGTEEQPLIQRVALHAHSLTFALLNGEEQTFVAPYPKDFNVLVKQLEKFA; this is encoded by the coding sequence ATGAAACTGAACTTTGAAGACCTCATTGTATTTGAAAATGAGGATTATATACTCATCAACAAGCCTCCGCATGTAGCTTCGCTCGACGAACGGACAACCGACCGGACGGGCATTAGCATTCTGCGGATGGCTAAGGAATATCATGCTGATGCGCAACTAGGCCACCGGCTGGACAAAGAGACATCGGGGATTCTGGCGATTGCCAGGAACCCGGAAGCCTATCGCCATCTGGCCATGCAATTCGAGCATCGGGAGGTGACCAAGCGCTACCATGCGGTTACCAATGGCGTACACAATTTCGATAACGTATCCGTCTACTTACCCATTTCGCCAATTAAAGACGGTACAGCTGTACGGATTGACCGGGAGAAAGGGAAGATTGCCGAAACGATTTTCAATACGCTACAGGCATTTCGGACAACAACGTTGGTGGAATGCATGCCCATAACGGGCCGAATGCACCAGATTCGGGTTCATCTGATGTGTCTTAAGGCACCCATTGTTTTTGATGCCACTTATGGAGGAGAGCCCGTCTATCTGTCTGATGTGAAGCGCAAATTCAACCTGAAGCAGGGCACTGAAGAACAGCCGCTCATCCAACGGGTAGCACTCCACGCCCATTCGCTGACCTTCGCCCTGTTGAATGGTGAAGAGCAAACGTTTGTCGCCCCTTATCCAAAAGATTTCAATGTGCTGGTCAAGCAGTTGGAAAAGTTTGCGTGA
- a CDS encoding peptidoglycan recognition protein family protein, whose amino-acid sequence MKFLISFFISLSLFTSCTQRPLRIIDKPIVFDEQRRQLSLDYLAKRHGLEQTEPYIKPRMIVLHWTAVPTLEATFNIFNPSVLPGRPDLQAASSLNTSVPFLVDRDGTIFRLLPDTTFARHCIGLNYCAIGIENVGNNDLTRAQLKANVQLVRYLKRHYQGIDYLIGHYEYTDFIGTPLWRETDPNYLTGKTDPGKWFMRKVRSRVRDLHLKGSPRKPDSVDVPMLLQ is encoded by the coding sequence ATGAAATTCCTGATTTCCTTCTTCATCAGCTTATCCCTGTTCACCTCCTGCACACAACGCCCTCTACGAATCATTGACAAACCGATTGTTTTTGACGAGCAACGTCGGCAACTGTCTCTCGACTATCTGGCCAAACGGCACGGTCTTGAACAAACTGAACCATATATCAAGCCCAGGATGATTGTGCTTCACTGGACGGCTGTTCCGACGCTGGAGGCCACTTTCAATATCTTTAATCCTTCTGTATTACCGGGTCGTCCTGATCTTCAGGCAGCCAGCTCCCTAAATACTTCCGTCCCCTTCCTGGTCGATCGGGATGGCACCATCTTTCGCCTGTTGCCCGATACAACCTTTGCCCGGCACTGCATTGGCCTGAACTACTGTGCTATTGGGATTGAAAACGTGGGCAATAACGACCTGACCCGAGCGCAACTGAAAGCCAATGTGCAACTGGTACGGTACCTGAAACGTCACTATCAGGGAATCGACTACCTGATTGGCCATTACGAGTATACGGATTTCATCGGCACTCCGCTCTGGCGCGAAACCGATCCCAACTACCTGACCGGAAAGACAGACCCAGGCAAGTGGTTTATGCGTAAAGTCAGAAGTCGGGTCAGAGACTTACACCTGAAAGGCAGTCCCCGAAAACCCGACTCCGTCGATGTACCGATGTTATTACAATAG